The genomic window AGACAGACGCAAAAAGCCGGGCAAGGCCCGGCACTTTAATAGGAAAGGAAATGAGCGGTGACTCTTTTAGGGGCTAGGTAATGGAAGCCAGGGCCTGTTTTTTCAGTTGGCGTTTCTCCCTGGCTGCACGTCGTTTCGCCCGGCGTTTGTACCAGAGGGTCAATCCGGTAATCGTCAGCACCAATGGACTCAGACCGAGCACGCACCAGAGCACACGGCTCCAAACTCCGGCAAAATCCCCGAAATGCAGGCGGCGGTAACTATCGACAAATTTGGCTCCCAGGCTTTGCTCTCTGATATCCGCTGCCGCCTGAAACTCGCCGCTCTGCGCATCGAATGTCACACTACTGGCATACTGACTGAGTAGCGGATTACCGCTCGGTACGTCGCCCCAGAAGGTGATATTCACACCCGGCTCCCAGGGCATGGTGATGTAGGTCGGCTCGAAGCCGGCTATATACTCACTGGCATTATCGTGGAGCGCCTGCAGCGAGAGCCTATCGTTATACAGCCGCTCATCCATCACATGATGCGCATGGCCATCGGCGTGCTCTTCCATTTCATGGGCAAAGTGCGTGATATTCCACCAGGCCCCGGTAAAACCGAGAATCAGTAATACCGGCGCACCAATCGTGCCAACCATCTTGTGCAGATCGGAAA from Microbulbifer aggregans includes these protein-coding regions:
- a CDS encoding PepSY-associated TM helix domain-containing protein is translated as MNKILFKLHGWMALIAFAPLLVVCITGSILVFKHEIDVLLIEDRVRVDAGGRERLSLDALVESVNSSFPNHEVVGWALFQDRERADLVYTMERGTDEWSYALLNQYTGETLRPPMGLTHHLTDWLLDLHYTLLLGDWGMLISSVFSILLCLQGITGLILYRNFWKRFFTLRWDARLMVYFSDLHKMVGTIGAPVLLILGFTGAWWNITHFAHEMEEHADGHAHHVMDERLYNDRLSLQALHDNASEYIAGFEPTYITMPWEPGVNITFWGDVPSGNPLLSQYASSVTFDAQSGEFQAAADIREQSLGAKFVDSYRRLHFGDFAGVWSRVLWCVLGLSPLVLTITGLTLWYKRRAKRRAAREKRQLKKQALASIT